One genomic segment of Pseudomonas fortuita includes these proteins:
- a CDS encoding protease inhibitor I42 family protein yields the protein MTAPRLLVPLSFTLLSACAQYPTQPVELDAESECPTRLQVGQTLTLSLPGNPSTGYRWLVKNAASAVLRSLGPEVYNAPDDQDVVGSAGVSTWRFQATSTGDAQLLLVYQQPWAAEVAPVQTFDCKIVVR from the coding sequence ATGACCGCCCCTCGTCTGCTCGTTCCCCTGAGCTTTACCCTGCTTTCTGCCTGTGCCCAATACCCCACACAGCCTGTCGAGCTGGATGCCGAAAGTGAATGCCCAACGCGACTGCAGGTAGGCCAGACACTGACGTTGAGCTTGCCCGGCAATCCATCCACCGGCTATCGCTGGCTCGTCAAGAATGCCGCATCAGCTGTGCTGCGCAGCCTCGGCCCGGAGGTCTACAACGCCCCCGATGATCAAGACGTGGTCGGAAGCGCCGGTGTCTCCACCTGGCGCTTCCAGGCTACCAGCACCGGAGATGCCCAGTTGCTACTGGTCTACCAACAGCCATGGGCTGCAGAAGTCGCCCCGGTACAAACCTTCGACTGCAAGATTGTCGTCCGCTGA
- a CDS encoding alpha-xenorhabdolysin family binary toxin subunit A, which yields MNIATVQEELPVDDLDLVSRVKILPERYFSFIESRLDGGQQVGGLLTADNLKCIKRYVNTVNHLPRTQVEIEREVDYAALGIKASMVNELYVALHRHAAEWDILERSIKQLGPEIEMFAESLVQRGSSLLENLESSDVFMAIKKRKAEEGDDVYTSALSEHEQAQIASVLTLGISELVKEIECTRRRIVDVDSRANWFNNEIKRELKPRMGRLLKHFDEKVSHEEILEKRKQLDQWDEQVDQLKAEYDAHVGYAFTGILLGPIGLVITGGVFGNKAEAIRATKNALIERRDELANALGKLAPALKDFERVSTLVRDLQFRCKDLSAATKRLADVWLFLASYADNSVNEAKELSTVVQLESFVLDFSEVIKPWTKIGSVCHTLSELFNELIDEYEEA from the coding sequence ATGAATATAGCAACTGTGCAGGAAGAGCTACCCGTCGATGATCTGGACCTGGTTTCCAGAGTGAAAATATTGCCAGAACGCTATTTTTCATTCATTGAAAGCCGGCTCGATGGTGGTCAGCAAGTTGGTGGTTTGCTGACGGCAGATAATTTGAAATGCATTAAGCGGTACGTCAATACCGTTAACCATTTACCGCGGACGCAGGTGGAAATCGAGAGGGAGGTCGATTACGCTGCCCTCGGTATTAAAGCGTCGATGGTCAATGAGCTTTACGTGGCGCTGCACCGGCATGCCGCTGAATGGGACATACTGGAACGCAGTATAAAACAGCTGGGGCCTGAAATTGAGATGTTTGCCGAAAGCCTGGTGCAGCGTGGCAGTAGCCTTTTGGAAAACCTTGAAAGCAGCGACGTGTTCATGGCGATCAAGAAACGCAAGGCCGAGGAGGGCGACGATGTTTACACCTCGGCGCTCAGCGAACATGAACAAGCACAGATCGCCAGCGTGCTGACGCTCGGCATTTCCGAACTGGTGAAGGAAATTGAATGCACTCGCCGGCGTATCGTTGACGTCGACAGCCGTGCCAACTGGTTCAACAATGAAATCAAGCGTGAACTCAAGCCGCGTATGGGACGCTTGTTGAAGCACTTCGATGAGAAGGTTTCCCATGAGGAAATCCTGGAAAAACGCAAGCAACTCGATCAGTGGGACGAGCAGGTTGACCAGTTGAAGGCTGAGTACGATGCCCATGTTGGCTATGCATTCACCGGTATCTTGTTGGGGCCGATCGGTCTGGTGATAACCGGTGGCGTATTCGGAAACAAGGCAGAAGCTATCAGGGCTACAAAGAATGCGCTGATTGAAAGACGCGATGAGTTGGCCAATGCACTGGGCAAGCTGGCGCCGGCCTTGAAGGACTTCGAGCGTGTTTCGACGCTGGTCAGAGATTTGCAATTCAGGTGCAAGGATCTGTCGGCGGCGACCAAGCGGTTGGCCGATGTTTGGTTGTTCCTCGCTTCGTATGCCGACAACTCTGTCAATGAAGCCAAAGAACTGAGTACCGTCGTCCAGCTTGAATCCTTTGTTCTTGATTTTTCGGAGGTTATCAAACCGTGGACCAAAATAGGCAGTGTGTGCCATACGCTGTCAGAGCTGTTCAATGAACTGATTGACGAGTATGAGGAAGCCTGA
- the lon gene encoding endopeptidase La has product MSDQQDFPEHPDEHSEVEHTSPAEPGHALALPGQQLPDKVYVIPIHNRPFFPAQVLPVIVNEEPWAETLDLVAKSPDHCLALFFMDTPPEDHRHFDTSALPQYGTLVKVHHASRENGKLQFVAQGLTRVRIRNWLKHHRPPYLVEVEYPRQSAEPTDEVKAYGMALINAIKELLPLNPLYSEELKNYLNRFSPNDPSPLTDFAAALTSATGNQLQEVLDCVPMLKRMEKVLPMLRKEVEVARLQNEISAEVNRQIGEHQREFFLKEQLKVIQQELGLTKDDRSADLEQFEQRLEGKTLPPQARKRLDEEMGKLAILETGSPEYAVTRNYLEWATALPWGVYGKDKLDLKHARKVLDQHHAGLDDIKERIIEFLAVGAWKGEISGSIVLLVGPPGVGKTSIGKSIAESLGRPFYRFSVGGMRDEAEIKGHRRTYIGAQPGKLVQALKEVEVMNPVIMLDEIDKMGQSYQGDPASALLETLDPEQNVDFLDHYLDLRLDLSKVLFVCTANTLDSIPGPLLDRMEVIRLSGYITEEKLAIAKRHLWPKQLQKAGVSKTSLSISDSALRLVIEGYAREAGVRQLEKQLGKLVRKAVVKLMEDPEAKLKIGTKDLEAALGIPVFRSEQVLAGKGVITGLAWTSMGGATLPIEATRIHTLNRGFKLTGKLGDVMKESAEIAYSYVSSNLKQFGGDPGFFNEAFIHLHVPEGATPKDGPSAGVTMASALLSLARDQAPKKGVAMTGELTLTGQVLPIGGVREKVIAARRQKIFELILPEPNRGDFEELPDYLREGLTVHFAKRFADVAKVLF; this is encoded by the coding sequence ATGAGCGACCAGCAGGATTTCCCGGAACACCCTGACGAACACAGCGAAGTCGAGCACACCTCCCCGGCCGAACCCGGCCACGCCCTCGCCCTGCCCGGCCAGCAACTGCCGGACAAAGTCTACGTGATCCCGATCCACAACCGCCCGTTCTTCCCGGCCCAGGTACTGCCGGTCATCGTCAATGAAGAACCTTGGGCCGAAACCCTCGACCTGGTGGCCAAGTCACCGGACCACTGCCTGGCGCTGTTCTTCATGGACACCCCGCCGGAAGACCATCGCCATTTCGACACCTCGGCCTTGCCGCAATACGGCACGCTGGTCAAGGTGCACCATGCCAGCCGTGAAAACGGCAAACTGCAGTTCGTCGCCCAGGGCCTGACCCGGGTACGCATCCGCAACTGGCTCAAGCATCACCGCCCACCCTACCTGGTCGAAGTCGAATACCCGCGCCAGTCCGCCGAGCCGACCGACGAGGTCAAGGCTTACGGCATGGCCCTGATCAACGCGATCAAGGAGCTGCTGCCGCTCAACCCGCTGTACAGCGAAGAGCTGAAGAACTACCTCAACCGCTTCAGCCCCAACGACCCGTCACCGCTCACCGACTTCGCCGCCGCGCTGACCTCGGCCACCGGCAACCAGTTGCAGGAAGTACTCGACTGCGTGCCCATGCTAAAGCGCATGGAAAAGGTCCTGCCGATGCTGCGCAAAGAGGTGGAAGTCGCGCGCCTGCAGAACGAGATCTCGGCCGAGGTAAACCGGCAGATCGGCGAACACCAGCGGGAGTTTTTCCTCAAGGAGCAACTCAAGGTCATCCAGCAGGAGCTGGGGCTGACCAAGGACGACCGCAGCGCCGACCTGGAACAGTTCGAACAGCGCCTGGAAGGCAAGACCCTGCCGCCCCAGGCGCGCAAGCGCCTTGATGAAGAGATGGGCAAACTGGCCATTCTCGAAACCGGTTCGCCCGAGTACGCCGTCACCCGCAACTACCTCGAATGGGCCACCGCCCTGCCGTGGGGCGTGTACGGCAAAGACAAGCTCGACCTCAAGCATGCACGCAAAGTCCTTGATCAGCACCATGCCGGCCTCGACGACATCAAGGAACGCATCATCGAATTCCTCGCCGTGGGCGCCTGGAAAGGCGAAATCAGCGGCTCCATCGTGCTGTTGGTGGGCCCGCCCGGGGTGGGCAAGACCAGCATCGGCAAATCCATTGCAGAGTCGCTTGGCCGGCCGTTCTATCGTTTCAGCGTTGGCGGCATGCGCGACGAGGCCGAAATCAAGGGCCACCGCCGCACTTACATCGGTGCACAACCCGGCAAGCTGGTACAGGCCCTGAAAGAGGTCGAAGTGATGAACCCGGTCATCATGCTCGACGAGATCGACAAGATGGGCCAAAGCTATCAGGGCGACCCGGCTTCGGCATTGCTGGAAACCCTCGATCCGGAGCAGAACGTCGACTTCCTCGACCACTATCTCGACCTGCGCCTGGACCTGTCCAAGGTGCTGTTCGTGTGCACCGCCAACACCCTCGACTCGATCCCCGGGCCGTTGCTCGACCGCATGGAAGTGATCCGCCTGTCCGGCTACATCACTGAGGAAAAACTGGCCATCGCCAAGCGCCACCTGTGGCCCAAGCAACTGCAAAAAGCTGGCGTTTCCAAGACCAGCCTGAGCATCAGCGACAGCGCCCTGCGCCTGGTCATCGAGGGCTATGCCCGCGAGGCCGGCGTGCGCCAGCTGGAGAAGCAACTGGGCAAACTGGTGCGCAAAGCGGTGGTCAAGCTGATGGAAGACCCCGAAGCCAAGCTGAAGATCGGCACCAAGGACCTGGAGGCCGCACTGGGCATTCCCGTATTCCGCAGTGAGCAGGTACTGGCTGGCAAAGGGGTAATCACCGGCCTGGCCTGGACCAGCATGGGCGGTGCCACGCTGCCGATCGAGGCGACCCGCATCCACACGCTCAACCGCGGCTTCAAGCTGACCGGCAAGCTGGGGGACGTGATGAAGGAATCGGCCGAAATTGCCTACAGCTACGTCAGCTCCAACCTCAAGCAGTTTGGCGGCGATCCTGGCTTCTTCAACGAAGCGTTCATCCACCTGCACGTTCCTGAAGGCGCCACGCCCAAGGACGGCCCGAGTGCCGGCGTCACCATGGCAAGTGCCCTGTTGTCCCTCGCCCGCGACCAGGCACCGAAAAAAGGCGTAGCCATGACGGGCGAGCTCACCCTCACCGGCCAGGTGCTGCCGATTGGCGGGGTACGCGAAAAGGTGATTGCGGCGCGGCGGCAGAAGATCTTCGAACTGATCCTGCCCGAGCCTAACCGCGGCGACTTCGAGGAGCTGCCGGACTACCTGCGAGAAGGCCTGACAGTGCATTTCGCCAAGCGCTTTGCCGACGTGGCCAAAGTCCTGTTCTGA
- a CDS encoding heavy metal response regulator transcription factor, with product MRLLIIEDELRTADYLQQGLRENGYVVDCAHTGTDGLHLARQQPYDLVILDVNLPEIDGWTVLQRLRAESATRIMMLTAHGRLADRVKGLDLGADDYLLKPFEFPELLARIRSLLRRNDQQLQPSTLRVADLELDPGRHRAYRAGQRIDLTAKEFALLHLLMRQTGEVLSRTQIISLVWDMNFDCDTNVVEVSIRRLRAKIDDPFDNKLIHTLRGVGYVLEARV from the coding sequence ATGCGCCTACTGATCATCGAGGACGAGCTGCGTACCGCCGATTACCTGCAACAAGGCCTGCGTGAAAACGGCTACGTGGTCGACTGCGCCCACACCGGCACCGACGGCCTGCACCTGGCCCGCCAACAGCCCTATGACCTGGTCATCCTCGATGTCAACCTGCCTGAAATCGATGGCTGGACCGTGCTGCAGCGGCTGCGAGCCGAATCGGCCACGCGCATCATGATGCTTACCGCCCACGGTCGCCTGGCCGACCGGGTCAAAGGCCTGGACCTGGGCGCTGACGACTACCTGCTCAAGCCGTTCGAATTCCCTGAACTTCTGGCGCGCATCCGCAGCCTGCTGCGGCGTAACGACCAGCAACTGCAGCCCAGCACCCTGCGCGTCGCCGACCTGGAACTGGACCCTGGCCGGCACCGCGCCTACCGCGCCGGGCAACGCATCGACCTGACCGCCAAGGAGTTCGCCCTGCTGCACCTGCTGATGCGCCAGACTGGCGAAGTGCTTTCGCGCACTCAGATCATCTCCTTGGTATGGGACATGAATTTCGACTGCGACACCAACGTGGTCGAGGTTTCGATCCGCCGCCTGCGGGCGAAGATCGACGACCCGTTCGACAACAAGCTTATCCATACCCTGCGCGGCGTAGGCTATGTCCTTGAGGCCCGCGTTTGA
- a CDS encoding alpha-xenorhabdolysin family binary toxin subunit B: MEIANTQTVTPDVVEMQNLQDQIFQLIGSWEMNVLPAAREQLDELCTLLLAVERAFKESLIGGIVLLEDRRFIPGVDSAASQRRLASVLERLNQHHAHLARKNLRLELFSLSALVDALPELAARTAGLQVQAVAFDERLMQLQQQRADIVQAIELFEKPSVASALKGLIPSDDEVDQIMGLITDPKFDAGLFKAVTQKLARHADALDGAKTFVDLGKARGRLDSKIEAAVDDQRQVQRTLQAAREELEAVTALSGLVPLKNGWLHELRKVESEWQAQAARLSATMDLEAATVALDGLCEYLKVVQLLYDRS, translated from the coding sequence ATGGAAATTGCCAATACTCAAACCGTCACGCCAGATGTTGTAGAGATGCAAAATCTGCAGGATCAGATATTCCAGCTCATTGGAAGTTGGGAAATGAACGTGCTGCCTGCCGCACGCGAGCAACTGGATGAACTGTGTACACTGTTGCTGGCTGTCGAGCGCGCGTTCAAGGAGAGCTTGATAGGCGGTATCGTATTGCTGGAGGATCGGCGATTTATTCCGGGTGTGGACAGCGCCGCTTCGCAGCGCAGGCTCGCCAGTGTACTGGAGCGTTTGAATCAGCATCACGCGCACTTGGCCAGGAAAAACTTGCGGTTGGAGCTGTTTTCGCTATCGGCGCTTGTCGACGCCTTGCCAGAGTTGGCAGCGCGAACGGCCGGCCTTCAAGTACAGGCAGTCGCATTCGATGAACGATTGATGCAACTGCAACAGCAGCGTGCAGATATTGTCCAGGCTATCGAGCTGTTCGAGAAACCTTCGGTTGCAAGCGCACTGAAAGGCCTCATCCCGAGCGATGATGAAGTCGATCAGATAATGGGATTGATCACCGATCCGAAATTCGACGCCGGCCTGTTCAAGGCTGTGACGCAAAAGCTTGCACGGCATGCTGATGCGCTTGACGGGGCCAAGACATTCGTCGACCTGGGCAAAGCCCGTGGCCGGCTGGATAGCAAGATCGAGGCTGCAGTGGACGACCAGCGGCAGGTGCAGCGAACCCTGCAAGCGGCGCGGGAAGAACTGGAAGCGGTCACGGCGCTGTCGGGCTTGGTGCCGCTGAAGAACGGGTGGCTACATGAGCTTCGCAAGGTAGAGTCTGAGTGGCAGGCGCAGGCCGCCAGACTCAGCGCAACCATGGATCTGGAAGCTGCCACAGTCGCGCTGGACGGTTTGTGTGAGTACCTGAAGGTGGTGCAACTGCTGTATGACCGCAGTTGA
- the cmoA gene encoding carboxy-S-adenosyl-L-methionine synthase CmoA, with protein MSKQPDRLFSQPLEQVPDFVFNEDVVRVFPDMIKRSVPGYPTIVENLGVLAARFAQPGTALYDLGASLGAVTQSLRRHVRSDGCRVIAVDNSAAMAERCRQYLTAQDSMFQELLPVQVLEADILALPFEPASVVAMNFTLQFIAPDQRLELLGRIRQALLPGGALILSEKLRFADEQEQDLLNELHLDFKRANGYSELEIAQKRSAIENVMRPDTLQAHQERLRAAGFSKVVPWFQCLNFASLIALP; from the coding sequence GTGAGCAAACAACCCGACCGCCTTTTCTCGCAGCCCCTGGAGCAGGTGCCCGATTTCGTCTTCAACGAAGACGTGGTGCGCGTGTTCCCGGACATGATCAAGCGTTCGGTGCCCGGTTACCCGACCATCGTCGAAAACCTCGGCGTACTGGCTGCGCGTTTCGCCCAGCCAGGCACCGCTCTGTACGACCTGGGCGCATCGCTGGGCGCCGTCACCCAGTCGCTGCGTCGCCATGTTCGCAGCGACGGCTGCCGGGTGATCGCGGTGGACAATTCCGCCGCCATGGCCGAACGCTGCCGCCAGTACCTCACCGCTCAGGACTCGATGTTCCAGGAGCTATTGCCGGTGCAAGTGCTGGAAGCCGATATCCTTGCCCTGCCCTTCGAGCCTGCCTCGGTAGTGGCGATGAACTTCACCCTGCAATTCATCGCCCCCGACCAACGCCTGGAATTGCTCGGGCGTATTCGCCAGGCGCTGCTGCCGGGGGGTGCGCTGATCCTTTCGGAGAAGCTGCGTTTCGCCGATGAGCAAGAGCAGGACCTGCTCAATGAACTGCACCTGGACTTCAAGCGCGCCAACGGTTACAGCGAACTGGAAATCGCCCAGAAGCGCAGCGCCATCGAAAACGTGATGCGCCCCGATACGCTCCAAGCACACCAGGAGCGCCTGCGCGCCGCCGGTTTCTCCAAAGTGGTGCCGTGGTTCCAATGCCTTAACTTCGCCTCGTTGATAGCCCTGCCATGA
- the cmoB gene encoding tRNA 5-methoxyuridine(34)/uridine 5-oxyacetic acid(34) synthase CmoB, producing the protein MIDLSPLVRRLAGTPLASWSQGLQAQLEAKLEKGHGDLDRWRGALDALPALQPSEIDLVNGLRLDCDCDDATRAQMRQALMGLSPWRKGPFDLFGVHVDTEWHSDWKWSRVSPHLDLKGKRVLDVGCGNGYYQWRMLGAGADMVIGVDPNWLFFCQFQAVQQYLPELPAWHLPFALEELPANLEGFDTVFSMGVFYHRRSPIEHLLALKDCLVKGGELVLETLVIEGDENQVLVPEDRYAQMRNVWYLPSVPALARWLRRAGFSDVRCVDVSVTSVEEQRSTEWMRYQSLGDFLDPNDHSKTIEGLPAPRRATLLARK; encoded by the coding sequence ATGATCGATCTGTCCCCCCTCGTCCGCCGCCTGGCGGGCACGCCACTGGCTTCCTGGTCGCAAGGCCTGCAAGCACAACTGGAAGCCAAGCTGGAGAAAGGCCACGGCGACCTCGACCGCTGGCGCGGTGCGCTCGATGCCCTGCCTGCCCTGCAACCCAGCGAAATCGACCTGGTCAACGGGCTGCGCCTGGACTGCGATTGCGACGACGCTACCCGCGCGCAGATGCGCCAGGCACTCATGGGCCTGTCGCCCTGGCGAAAAGGGCCGTTCGATCTGTTTGGCGTGCATGTAGACACCGAATGGCATTCGGACTGGAAATGGTCGCGGGTAAGCCCGCACCTGGACCTCAAGGGCAAACGCGTGCTCGACGTCGGCTGCGGCAACGGCTATTACCAGTGGCGCATGCTCGGTGCCGGCGCCGACATGGTAATTGGTGTCGACCCCAACTGGTTGTTCTTCTGCCAGTTCCAGGCCGTGCAGCAGTACCTGCCGGAGCTGCCAGCCTGGCACCTGCCCTTCGCCCTTGAAGAACTGCCTGCAAACCTGGAAGGCTTCGATACCGTGTTTTCCATGGGCGTGTTCTATCACCGGCGCTCACCCATCGAGCACTTGCTGGCGCTCAAGGACTGCCTGGTCAAAGGAGGCGAGCTGGTTTTGGAAACATTGGTAATCGAAGGTGACGAAAACCAGGTGCTGGTACCGGAGGACCGCTATGCACAGATGCGCAACGTCTGGTATCTGCCGTCGGTACCCGCCCTGGCGCGCTGGTTGCGCCGTGCCGGCTTCAGCGATGTGCGTTGCGTCGATGTGAGCGTTACCAGCGTCGAGGAGCAGCGCAGCACCGAGTGGATGCGCTACCAGTCGCTGGGCGACTTCCTCGACCCGAACGACCACAGCAAGACCATCGAAGGCCTGCCTGCCCCCCGCCGCGCCACCCTGCTGGCGCGCAAATAA
- a CDS encoding heavy metal sensor histidine kinase, with protein sequence MKNASLSLRLGLSVTLMGAALVLLLACLAVFALDHELDSRARKDLARKMLQVEHNLRVDLRSEDLGSRAHPLLDLVMGHDNLSLSVLALEGRHPHLLSLGPALESRVSELRTDARLAFHAWRDSSGNQFLTVTRQMRLRDNTPVKVMMSLNRADDNALLQAYLHSTLLALPLLLVLIGAGAWWLMQRGLKPLRRFRRIAGQVSAQDLQHRLPATGLPQELAQLASSINVMLDRLDQGVSQLSQFSDDLAHELRTPLSNLMGKAQVTLARERDNANYREVLEDSIEELTRLNRIINDMLFLAQVSQPQTQIALKPLALADEAARVVELFAFSAEVKAVELRVQGWGTALGDRLMFQRALSNLLSNAIRHSPEGERVELRIERSGSEVWLSVENQGPGIATEHQSRLFERFYRVGPGRSRLEGGTGLGLAIVKSIMQLHGGRVEVNSSPLGPTRFTLVFPAE encoded by the coding sequence TTGAAAAACGCGAGCCTGTCGTTGCGCCTGGGCCTGAGCGTGACACTGATGGGCGCCGCGCTGGTGCTGCTGCTGGCCTGCCTGGCCGTGTTCGCCCTGGATCACGAACTGGACAGCCGCGCACGCAAGGATCTGGCGCGCAAGATGCTGCAGGTCGAGCACAACCTGCGCGTCGATCTGCGCAGCGAGGACCTGGGCAGTCGCGCCCATCCACTGCTCGACCTGGTCATGGGGCATGACAACCTCAGCCTCAGCGTACTGGCCCTGGAAGGCCGCCACCCGCACCTGCTCAGCCTGGGCCCGGCCCTGGAGTCGCGGGTGAGCGAGTTGCGCACCGATGCCCGCCTGGCCTTTCACGCATGGCGCGACAGCAGCGGCAACCAGTTCCTCACCGTGACCCGGCAGATGCGCCTGCGCGACAACACGCCGGTGAAGGTGATGATGTCGCTGAACCGCGCCGACGACAACGCCCTGCTGCAAGCCTACCTGCACTCGACCTTGCTCGCCTTGCCACTGCTTCTGGTGTTGATCGGCGCGGGTGCCTGGTGGCTGATGCAGCGCGGCCTGAAACCGCTGCGGCGCTTCCGGCGTATTGCCGGGCAAGTGTCGGCCCAAGACCTGCAACACCGCCTGCCGGCTACCGGCCTGCCGCAAGAACTGGCGCAACTGGCCAGTAGCATCAACGTGATGCTCGACCGCCTCGATCAGGGCGTGAGCCAGTTGTCGCAGTTCTCCGACGATCTGGCTCATGAGTTGCGTACCCCGTTGAGCAACCTGATGGGCAAGGCGCAAGTGACCCTGGCCCGTGAGCGGGACAACGCCAACTACCGGGAAGTGCTGGAAGACAGTATCGAGGAGCTGACCCGGCTCAACCGCATCATCAATGACATGCTGTTTCTCGCCCAGGTCAGCCAGCCGCAAACGCAGATTGCATTGAAACCCTTGGCCTTGGCTGACGAGGCAGCGCGAGTGGTCGAGCTGTTTGCCTTCAGTGCCGAGGTGAAAGCGGTTGAGCTGCGTGTGCAGGGCTGGGGGACGGCGCTGGGGGACCGGCTGATGTTTCAGCGGGCATTGTCGAACCTGTTGAGCAATGCCATCCGGCACAGCCCTGAGGGTGAGCGAGTCGAGTTGCGGATTGAACGTTCAGGCAGCGAAGTATGGCTTTCGGTAGAGAACCAGGGGCCTGGCATTGCTACAGAACACCAGTCGCGCTTGTTCGAGCGGTTTTACCGGGTGGGCCCGGGGCGTTCGCGGCTGGAGGGCGGAACCGGGTTGGGGTTGGCAATCGTGAAGTCGATCATGCAGCTGCATGGCGGGCGGGTCGAAGTGAACAGCAGCCCCCTTGGGCCTACCCGCTTCACTCTGGTGT